In Centroberyx gerrardi isolate f3 chromosome 7, fCenGer3.hap1.cur.20231027, whole genome shotgun sequence, the sequence TTCTCATTAAATCTCAATCTATTATCAAACACAGTTCCCAAATATTTATAACTCTGGACAATGTCAACATTTTCTCCATGAATAATTGTTGGCAAACTATTGTTACTTTTTGGAGAAATTATCAAGTCATTTTAACACTGcatacatttgtgttacttaacaacatatgttgtgttaaaatgtattgtcattaacaggtgttgaaaagtaacacaatgCGTGTTGTCCcgaagaagacacacagatatgtTAAAAATGATCTTGCTTTGTGACACACAGTCATCATGGAAACTGGCGATTTTTAAGCGGAACTTATTTCCTGTCAGGCCAGAAAACCCCACTCTGGACAATGCAGGTATTCAAGGCTAGAGTTATGAAAACATGTTATTACCTTTCTTGGACAAGCTGTAAAACCAGTTTTATCAAATGGAAGCTGTGGCTAAACAATCAGCGGATAATCCAGTAAGATAACATCACTGGGACGCCCCGGTGGCTCAGTAGAGCGcgtaaggctcagtccttcccgcagcgacccgggttcgaatccagcctgcagtcatttgctgcatgtcctcccctctcgctctcccataccttcctgtctctctctcacactatctctgtcaataaagcataaaatgcctaaaataaatcttaaaaagaTAACATCACATACTATGTAACAGGGAAGTTATTAATAGTTACTTTTCCcgaaaatacaacattttccATCCGGGGAACAGAAGCACGTTGTCCTGGGAAAACTGGACTTGTTTTTAAGGCATAAGCTACCAGTCAAGACGCATTGGTCATTTTCAATTGGCAGGACTAAATAAAACAAGGAGAAATATGCATTAAATCTATGGGTTTCCAATATCCATACCCTGACACCTATAGTGTAtttagtgttattattatgacaaaAGTACACCAACCATGTGATTAATCAATATTAGAATGCatgtaatataaatattatttgTATGTTATGGTGCTTTGGCTTGCATGTAAAATGCTGCCTGCTCTTACATGCTGCTTACTTGGTGTGCcagcttgtgtgtttgtcagttctgtttgtctatctgtaCTGTATCTGCATCCGTACATATgactgcatgttgtgtttttatatgtagTTTCTGGCTAATAACATCTGGCCACAGGGACTacagttgaaaattagccagTTGGCTAACACTGGCACATTTACCCTCGGGTCAATTAATGTTCACTGTCCCTgttcaaaaataaatcaatgaatgaatgaatgaatgaatgaacttgaGATGCGCAGCATGAATCCGCTATAGCTACCTGGAAGGATGTCAAATTCCGAAGTTCATTGGCTGTGATCTGTCTGCTCCATGTCAGCCTCACATGAAATGATATTTGACAATCCTTTATtgtataaacataaacaaaattcATTAAACCGAGTAATTTGGCATTCTCAAAAAGACATTCCATTAAGATGAGATTTTGCGTACAGAGGCTGGTGTTGCGGGCACATGTATGCAGCTGTTGCACATGTTTTAATTAAAACGGCCATACTAAATAGTTTGGGTGGGAATTCCCGGGAACACGTTTCCAGGTGTTAGCCTACACCCTATTGGCGGCTGTATTATCAATGAGCTCAGTTAAAATTAGCCAAAAAGCTATCCAGCTACAGtattggtttgtgttagcctTGTAGTTTGCAAACATCAATAAAGTAACATTATTGAATAATGGGGATTGgcattttctctgttattttaatGACCAATCGtataatgacatgaatttcaaATTCTTATTTTACAATGCTCAACATTGTCTATAAAACACATATAATATTACatcactgtcctctcctcctttttgcATTGTAAAAACTTTTACTCTGGGTACATTTTAGAtgagttactttttactttaacataagtagatttttacacaaCTACTAATGCCTGAGtgaaatttcagcaaagtagcACTACTTGTACTAGGGTATTTTGGTTGTTCCACCCCTGCTATACAACATAACTCTGTGATAATGTGATGTTTATTTTCAGCACATTCTTGTCTACTGAGGAGCAACATatcttgtgttacttttcagaTATGCTACTATTGACACATCTATCATGTATTGTGTGCTGCTGGAAACGACACTGTCCTTTTTATTGTTTGGGAAGGCTTTGCAAAATTATTATAAATCATTATTATAAAATTCTCATTTTAAGTGcttattgttttctgtttttcagagTCTCGCTCACAATTAGAAGGTAAGTCAAAGTTTCTATTTTCTAGTTTATAGAAAATCCTTCCTTGTTTACTTCCCTTCTCATTCCCAGTTCTGAGCAGATAGCAACTAATTTCCTATTGGTTGCCCATGTTAGCATAACTGATGAGTGTTTAAGACTCTTAAGAACTGACACATTTGAAACACTTTGGTGGGACTGTGGTTGGACAGGAGTCTTGACAGGTTCATTATACGGTTAAGAGTAGGCTACTGCTCTCAGAGCCAGAATCCCAATAGTCTTAAAAGAACAAGCAGAGGCACTGAAACATCTAAACTGAGTCTAACACACACCATTATGGTCACacgtttttttttactctctcttaGAGTGCGGTCAGCCTCCTCTGAACACCAGGAtagtgggaggagaggcagcCCCTCCAGGGAGCTGGCCCTGGCAGGCCAGTCTGCATATATCTGGGAGACActtctgtggaggatctctcaTTAACAATGAATGGgtgctgactgctgctcactgctTCCCAAAGTGAGGAGTTATCGATGGAATTTGTCTCTGTGTATAAGAATCTCaaaatatttctgtatttgaaaatataaaaaatgaggaattttattgatgtttggttCATTTTCTCCTCAGTACTACAAACTGGGGATTTCATATGTAGAAACTTGTGTATGTAATTGTCCTCAAATTTCTATGGCATTGATATAGTTGGATATTGAAGGGTATAGTATAAAGCTAATGCAGATACATCTACACCTCTGTTCATCCTCAAGAAATTCTTTAATCATTATTTGTACATTTTGGAAAGCCATCCACACTGTTTTTGTAGAATGAAGTGGTGTTTTTTGCCTACttcttggtcttgaataggtCTCGATTTGGTCTCTGTCTTGACTTCACTGGACTTGGAATTGACACGGACTCAACTGAgatggtcttgactacagccctGCTTATCGtgtcttttttaaatttctctCCCTCAGCACCAATACAGCAAACTATCTCGTTTATCTGGGTCGCCAGAGTCAACAAGGATCCAACCCCAATGAGGTGTCTCGGTCGTTAAGACAGATCATCCGTCATCCCAACTACAACAACATCCCTAATAACAATGACATCTGTCTTCTGAGGCTCTCCGCACCAGTGACTTTCACCGACTTCATTCGTCCGGCCTGCCTGGCAGCATCAGAGAGCACCTTCTTTGCTGGCATTGACAGCTGGGTCACCGGCTGGGGCAACATTGGAAGCGGTGGTGGGTAATAAAGCTGCATTCACACTGGGGTCATAGATGGGAAACTGGAATATGTAATGTAACAGATTAGATGCTATTGTGGGTCTGTATTCTCACTAGAAAAGCGACTGCAGTTATACTAACTTCTCATATGCCCATATAACTGTCCCCCACCAAAACAAGAGCAGCCATAATGGTGAATATCGCCCACAATCCTCTGATCCAAAATGCCATCAGAGAGCAAAAGGGAGCAAAAGGGACCTGTGATGTCTGTAATACTTCTTTAGTTCTGTTCCCAAACTGAAGAGATGTTTGTGCTATTCAATTCTGTATTCAATTTGTTTTGGACAAGTCATCGTCTGCATTTCATGATGCAGTAATTAAATTACAATGTGGACATAAGCTATAACTATTGCAATTAATTTAGTTTGCTTGTTTGATTTAAAGGGGAGCAACTGCCAGTATTTGGAAACTGATAATTGAGGTGTGCCAGACTTGCTGATGTAGTTGCAATTCCTACGTGTCACCAGTAGAGGTCAAAAGAAGTCATAGATGCATCAATACCCCTTTAAGCCAATAGTCAATTGTCTGTGAttgaacacatttttacacacaTTTGATTTAAAGTGTATCTCACCATAAGTGTTATTCATCAAACTGAATTTGTGTCTCCCTAGTTCCACTTCCTTCCCCACAAGACCTTCAGGAGGTGGAAGTGCCAATTGTGGGGAACCGACAGTGTAACTGCGACTACGGAGTGGGCTCCATCACAAGCAACATGATCTGTGCCGGGTTACGTGCCGGAGGGAGGGACTCGTGCCAGGTGATCATTTGAACGCCCACATTGTCCTTGGATTTCACCTCCTGCAAACGTCGGTTCTGCTAACACACACCAAATCTTTCTTTCCCTACAGGGGGATTCAGGTGGTCCGATGATGAGCAAACAGGACAGCCGCTGGATCCAGTCTGGAATTGTGAGTTTTGGTCAGGGTTGCGCCCAGCCTGAGTTCCCAGGGGTCTACGCCAGAGTGTCCCAGTATCAGACCTGGATCAACAGCCAGATCTCCAGCAGCCGGCCGGGCTTTGTTACCTTCAGGTCCACTGGGACTGACAGTGACTTAAGCGTCACCTGTCCTGGCCTGCCGCCACCTCCAAGCACCGCCCCCCCGACTACCACAGCCAGCCGTGAGTGACTGTCATACCACATCACGAAAGTAATTGTTGCAAAACCTCCAAACTGTGCAAGAATGCAGGTTTAAATCTTTCGTTGTCCATCTTTTCCGTTGCTTTTCAGCTGTGTTCTGCGGCAACGCCCCTTTGAACCCACGTATTGGCGGAGGAAGTTTGGTGGCGACAGCGGGCGTGTGGCCGTGGATGGCCAGCTTACAGAAGAATGGAACTCATGTGTGTGGCGGGACTCTGGTGGCAGTGGACTACGTGCTGAGCAGTGCCAGCTGCTTCTCAAGGTAAGACACCTGGAGTCACAGTGAAATCTCCAGTGGTTTTAGCCATGCTAGCCCTTTTGGGACAGGATCAGTATTATCAGGGGAGctctgtcttcaccaaaatacGGAAGGTAATTtggaatttttactttacaaattacagacatggcatatttgcacaaaattaaaatcacAGATGATCTCCGCAGTcattacaaatcactggacgTCCCCAGGTGATATTAATCCCATGCAAATAAGTCTTTTAACTGCAATTTTGCATGTAATTTCTGTCAggtcttcaccacctccacttACCATAATATTACTGAGGCCTGCCAAAGTCATACTGTAGACTTGGTCAATGACTTAAACAGCACTTGCCAAGCTATACTCTATTGCTCTTTTCAAAGATAAAGTGAAACCAATAAATTACAAGTCTTCTGGGACTGTTTGAAAGACCTTAGACCTATGTCAAAGTTTTTTCAGAGGTTTCAATAGGTGGAGCGCCCCTCACTTGGTTCATTTTATCTCCCTCAGTTCACCCAATGCCTCTGAATGGACTGTGATCTTGGGTCGTTTGAAGCAAAATGGATCCAACCCCTTTGAAGTGACACTTACTGTGACAAATATCACTATGAGCAACGTGACTGGGACCAATGTAGCAGTTCTGCATCTGACCACCCTGCCCACCCTGTCTAACTACATCCAGCTGATCTGCCTGGATACTGGAATAACCTTCACTACTGGCACCACATGCTGGGTAGCTGGCTGGGGCGCGGGAGAAGGAGGGGGTGAGTCCATAACCAGTTTTAAcagagttttagttctacaaacatttctcggaggcagtgCCACTCTCAAGGCAgcaataatctcattggttgagttaaatataaataaaaaatatgaatggcaataacttattttttcattcattcatgactaTGACACTAATgcaaggtcagcagctagctaactagcttacctagatagctattggctagtatggctagtttgaacttggaaggtcaacTAGCTAACTATCTAACCTAAATAACTTgacattgcattttttcagttggtAGCAGAGTGCTAGGGCTTCATAATATtcgcttcctcctctctttgccttgcctttttcactgggatTCTGTCTAACTGTGTTGCAAACTgtcttccaaggaaagtagcttttggctgctcaaaaagtcaaTCAAAGTCGGCAGATGATGGGCCAGTATCACACCTCATAAAATAGATTAGATAAGCGAGTAGTGCAGATTTACATGCAAGAGTATCAGCCATACCGATTTGTCGCCATATTCTCCAGGATTCAACACATTgacattgttccccatggtctGAAAAAGTCGATAGATTTTgttgctagtcgcttttgagaaattaAGTCGCTGGGGGGGTCgaaaagttgctaaatctagtgataaagtcgccaagttggcaacattacttagccagaaaactgtggttctttggctgtgcccattgaggtttaactcaaccaatgaaattatttctgcctccagagcagctctggctccaagaaatgtttaactaaaactccaatctagATAAAGGCAACAATGGAATTGTGAGTATGGTGTACATCACATGTgctattatattttttcatacctTGTTGTATTTGGACCATTGTGAAAAGTTTTTGTCACCAATAATTTGGTAGATGTTGTGTGCACCTTTAGTGTGCTGCAATCTGGTTCTGATGCAGGCGTCTCACTTCTAGCCATTTACCTTTTgtttcctcctgaccacagaggAACAGGTTCTGCAGGAGTTCCAGGCCTCCGTGGTGAATTGTGGGAATGCGTCATCGAGTGACAACATTTGTACAGGAGCTGTGACACTGCAGCAGGTACAAAGTGTTATCCACCACCTGTTGGTGTGTCTTTCCATTTCAGCAGGGTATCGGCAGATCCTTATGAAGTCAgaaagtcttaaattatctaaatGTTAGGCAttgaaaaagtattaaaatgtcttaaatacagtaaataaataacctgtaatacatacattttatgtattacagatttatttttaattatacTAGTGTTccacaactttcattagctatgttcaatcagaaatggGCTGGTTTTgccaacttttttttctttgtttttaaattggtcttagaaccaaatccaggaagtattataaaaggtcttaaaaaggcTTAAATGTGGGCTTTCCGAAACTTTGTTCATGCAAAGACACCAAccttgtctgttctgttctattcaggGCGATGCTGGAGGTCCTCTGATGTGTAAGCAGGGCGATTCTTGGACCCAGGCAGCGGTCTTAACAGTCGACAGCAGTCAAACACGAGCAAACGGCTCTTCGCCGATGGTCTTCACCAGAATGAGCCGCTTTCAGTCCTTCCTCGCACAGGCAGTGGGGAACTTCTTGTCTCCAGCTCCCAACACCAGCGGCGGCAACAACACCACAAACGGCACAACCCCggccgccaccgccaccgccaccgccaccgccaccgccaccgccaccgccgccaccgccaccgccaccgccgccgccgccaccgccaccgccaccgccaccgccaccgccaccaccaccaccaccaccaccaccaccaccaccaccagcggAAACTCTCCTCTTCACGctcccttctttttcttccttgtcTCCTCCATGTGCCTCCTCCTGACCTTCTTATAGGAACTTTCAATCGTATTGCATCTCTggaatttgttttacatgtgGAGGGTATTCCAGTTTTATGAACAAGCATATTTTAAGGAGCTGAGGAATACCGGGATCTGAAATGAGTTGGTAGTGAGAAAACACTTTAACGTGGTGttacagtgttccactgtaccATCAGAGAGGTGTGGTCCTGTCAATCATCTATCTCATACAAATGAAGGGGTACTGTAATTTGCTCTGTAATGACATAGCACTTAAGGTACACACTGTCCTATTTAACCTGTAAATACTCATGCTGCACTATAAATGGAAAATTAGTTGGTTTTAATGATGATAAGTTTCCCTTTAACTTCTTGCCAGGTATTGTCATGAAATAAAACCattctgtaaataataatatacagtatgtgaaagtGTATGACGAGTTTCCCACTTGCCACTTTGTTTGGTTGATTCCATTAAATTGTTTGTTATACTGTGACCCAACATGTTCTGCCttacagttttatttttgcggcctaataatgaatcaaatggTGAATGGCTCTAGCCTTTAAAACATTAACCGACTGACGTTCTGTGCTGAGCTGCAATATCATCTCCCAGCTTTCCCTCTCATGTATGTGCCTAATAAATACTTTCATGTACAGCTGCAATAATCCAAAGCTGCAAAAACATGACGGAATGTTCAAACATTTATAAACTTTGGACACGTTTTCAGGATCTGAGGAGCATCGGGATCTGAAATGGGCAGTTGGTAGTGAGAAAACTGTTTTAGTGTGTTATTGTAGTTGTCAACTCTCAGCTTTCTCTGTCATACATGTGGGAAAAATGCCAAGCGTGTTCTGCAAGGTCTCACATTTCAGCTGATAAGCACTTAGAGAAAAGATGTAGAATTGTAGTACCTTCACACTCCAATACCCCTATTATACATTAACAAGTAAATACTTAGGGTGAGCATTTGTAGCAATAGGACATGCAGTCTAATGTAGCGTCTGAATCATATGGTATTATTTCATTAACCATGGTTGAAGAGAAAGGAGGCATGCACTGTACTGCACCCATTTTCTTCAGGAGTCCTAGAACCAACATTAAAGGGACTGACAATCCAGTTTAAAAAATCTGCGCTTTTTATTTGATATCACTTGTGTGGAGGATCTTACTCATCCCCCGAGATTTGAGCACTCTTAAAATTCAATAACTATTCAAACCAGACCCCTTTTCACTGTAATAAAATTTTGCCCCAGGAACTTGCATTTGAGAAGATTTtcattagatatgattttgtagAGAAGTGCATAACTATTTATATTAGGagttctcaaatgttttcatgtcaaagtCAACCAAATAGACACATATTTGGTTGATTTGATAAAGTGCATGGGAagattattgttgttgatttagtattaaACTGTAGAACTGTCTAAATTGTATGTGGGGAGATAAGATAGTGAAGAGTAAAACCtattacaatagtcattcttacaCATTCAATAATAATGATTAGGGTAAGGAAAAGGATAATTTCTAGAGAATTAAATCatagtgaaatgaaactcttcttcatgttgctggGAACCCCCTGGACCCCTTCAAGGACTCCTGGAGTTTCCTGTCAACCCCAGAAATGAGAATTTACACCACTCATCAACTGTAATCAGTAGCGTAATCCAAGGGATTACCCATACTCAGTAACGTATGATAATTACCTTGCCATATTTGAGATATAAAGgtacaaataagaaaaagtGATAACGTCAGGAAGTTCAGGAAATTCAATTCAGATTTGTATTTTCTTCTGTAACACATTTAGACGTTGACTTTCTTGCTTTTACTTTAAAAGTATTTCCATCGGTAGTCTTCTATTTTCCCAACAAGTATTTGTAATCAGAATATACGTATATGTTGCATATTTTTTAACAGAATACAGCTACATTGTTTTGTATTTAGAATATGTAATGCCGTTACAAATATTTTGTTACTACCCAGCACTGTCGATAACCCTATGACCCAGTACGATTTTCATGTGGAGCTGAAATGGATTTAGCTGCATTTACTTAAATTGTTTTCTATATAATTTCCTTTCCCAGTCTTATTTTTGAAGCCACTGCTGATCATtagtttattgtatttttcatcaAAATATTGAATCATCAAATAGATTTTTACAGATTATATGACCACTGTGATATGACAATATAAAAAGCTTTGACTTTTGATTATTTACTGCAGAACACTAACATTTTTGTGTCAATTAAAGCAAAAGTTATCCTTATGAGCCAAATACATGCCAGTTGCATTATGGAAATCACTCTATGTTGACTTGCTGACCTGCTGAGATTATGTATCATGAATAGGCCTACATTGAAGAATATATGGTCATTTATTATCAAAATGAGGCATATTGGTTATGTAAGTCTACCACTCTGGAGTTTGATTTCTTAGGCAGTTTTTAATGAAAACAGGACTTCCACTACATGCTTCCCTGTTATTTCTACAAGGCCATGGTTCAAGGCCTTACAGCAGCATAAATTAATCTTCATTACACATTAGCACTACAATGACCAATTCTTGATGTATAGGCTCATAGCAAGAATGGAATTAAACTATTTATATGGATCTTTGTATGGGCACAAATAAGCAAATAATGTTTTCTTGTTAGCCCGATGTGTGGCCACTACATAAAAGATGAGAATGGGACAGGATAATACTAGTTTTTATTTGAAGTTGAGTGTATTGATAAGTCTTGATATTCAGCATCCAACATTAAAGCTGACTTGGAAGACACTGAGGAATGTTTAGAGACTTTCAATCTGTGCTGATCACAATCATCAGCCATTCTATAAAATAGGACTTTGTTAGAGTTAAGTTACTATCAGAGGCATTGTTCTTCAGGTTTAACCAGTGGAAACACAATTACCTGTTTTGACCTCTGCCTTTGTTGATGTATTATCAACCTGCTCTGAACACCCGTTGGACAGGATGCAAGTGTCATATAACACGAGTTGATGCACAAACATAACTATCATCCCAGCTACAAGAACATAACTAGTGACAACGACCCCACTTAGTGGCCATTAAAGTCCCTACATGATCATAACGCTTTCAAAATAAGGTATTAACGTTCAGTAAAGGTTCTGATACAGCCAGTGTGATGACAGTCAACGTATTTAGTGTACGTATCTTCATTAGATGTCCGACTATGTGTGGTAAAAGTGATTTAGGCGTTTCACAATTCAGTTTGATCCTTCCAGGGACCCGTCTGATTCCATGGCAACGTAGCTGCGGCTCATGATTCAGATGCTAACGCGCTAAGCTAGCAAAAAACATTGTAGCTAACTGCAGGCAGCACACCTTAGACTTAGCGAGCAAAAGAAGAATATGACTGTACCCAAGTCTACCAACCCCGACACTTATCGCACAAGgtaaggaaaaggaggaaaagaaaaggagttACTAATGTTAATTCTCTTTCTGGTGCAATAGTAGCTACCCAATGCAATCAGAACACAAACGGTTGAAACCTCAGCGCGAGAAACCAATGCCGCTGCTCTTCATGGGGTGTGTACTGATCACTTAAAGGTAAACGTAACTCCTAAAGCTTTATACCTGCTTCTGTCCCTGCCAGGACTTCCCAGAGATGTGAGACCTTTTATTATTAAAGATGTCTTCTGCGGAAGAAACAGCGGTGGTAAGAAATAATTCGGCTGCATGTTAAGACCTTTTCAGTGGATAGCATTAATTTGGTAGCTCTCTAGCCCGCGTGCGCTCAGGTAGACACTGTTGTAATAAATACAACGCTGTGTGgaaccttctcctcctcaggtGTTGCCTGTTTGGGGCCTGGCCCTCCCTCTTCCAGCTGTAGTGATGATTACTGTTGGGCTTTACATGGTCTTCCTGGCGATGGCGCTGTGGGTCCGGTTCTGCCTCAAGGTTGGTGCTGCTGGCTCAGTTACAACAGCAGAGAGGCCTGTCTACTGTCTCCTGTCTTTACCAGTTTATACAACGTGTTGTTGTGGTCAGTGATACAGCAGCTAGCACTAAACTTACCAGCAGGGATGTAGtgtaaataaaaagttgggtaaacctccagttggtgatcatcataaggcaaacaaccaccaatatgaacagaaatcaattatattttagCTGAATTTAGCTCAGTGTGGCAGAGTTTAGGTTGGTTTA encodes:
- the LOC139908583 gene encoding polyserase-2; the encoded protein is MMAVCKLLCVATLLTLLTHESRSQLEECGQPPLNTRIVGGEAAPPGSWPWQASLHISGRHFCGGSLINNEWVLTAAHCFPNTNTANYLVYLGRQSQQGSNPNEVSRSLRQIIRHPNYNNIPNNNDICLLRLSAPVTFTDFIRPACLAASESTFFAGIDSWVTGWGNIGSGVPLPSPQDLQEVEVPIVGNRQCNCDYGVGSITSNMICAGLRAGGRDSCQGDSGGPMMSKQDSRWIQSGIVSFGQGCAQPEFPGVYARVSQYQTWINSQISSSRPGFVTFRSTGTDSDLSVTCPGLPPPPSTAPPTTTASPVFCGNAPLNPRIGGGSLVATAGVWPWMASLQKNGTHVCGGTLVAVDYVLSSASCFSSSPNASEWTVILGRLKQNGSNPFEVTLTVTNITMSNVTGTNVAVLHLTTLPTLSNYIQLICLDTGITFTTGTTCWVAGWGAGEGGEEQVLQEFQASVVNCGNASSSDNICTGAVTLQQGDAGGPLMCKQGDSWTQAAVLTVDSSQTRANGSSPMVFTRMSRFQSFLAQAVGNFLSPAPNTSGGNNTTNGTTPAATATATATATATATAATATATAAAATATATATATATTTTTTTTTTTTSGNSPLHAPFFFFLVSSMCLLLTFL